In the Euphorbia lathyris chromosome 5, ddEupLath1.1, whole genome shotgun sequence genome, one interval contains:
- the LOC136228710 gene encoding uncharacterized protein isoform X1 has protein sequence MSTSLKLSNPNSTKFPFSLTFRSRAYPYSLRLPFPRCTPLSLQSHFDPSSPSPSQPSISSDYISSVGSSPSSYSTLHLPLTQRHLLFLNFIACAAAISATWLFFSAIPTLLAFKRAAESLEKLMDATREELPDTMAAIRLSGMEISDLTMELSDIGQEITQGVRSSTKAVRLAEERLRGFQDMVPPPASLQMVASQKNKTGGPVVARNARAIREGIVKGRGVVQLFFTLTRFSMMALNYFKRRAKQ, from the exons ATGTCGACTTCACTAAAATTGTCTAATCCTAATTCAACCAAATTTCCCTTCTCTCTCACATTTCGCTCGCGCGCCTACCCCTACAGTCTTCGCCTTCCATTTCCACGTTGTACCCCATTGTCCCTGCAATCTCACTTTGATCCTTCTTCACCATCTCCCTCACAACCCTCTATTTCCTCTGATTACATTTCCTCCGTCGGATCTTCTCCCTCTTCTTATTCCACGCTTCACCTTCCCCTCACCCAACGCCATCTCCTCTTCCTCAATTTCATTGCTTGTGCG GCTGCAATTTCAGCAACTTGGCTTTTTTTCTCTGCAATTCCAACTCTCCTT GCTTTTAAGAGAGCAGCAGAGTCCCTTGAGAAGCTAATGGATGCCACTAGGGAAGAACTTCCGGATACAATGGCTGCCATTCGATTGTCGGGTATGGAGATTAGTGACCTAACAATGGAGCTAAGTGATATAGG GCAAGAGATAACGCAAGGTGTTAGAAGCTCCACCAAAGCTGTTCGCTTAGCTGAAGAGAGGCTACGCGGATTCCAAGACATGGTGCCACCCccag CTTCATTGCAGATGGTAGCCAGTCAAAAGAATAAGACTGGAGGACCTGTGGTGGCTAGGAATGCAAGAGCCATAAGGGAAGGCATTGTAAAGGGTCGTGGAGTTGTGCAATTATTTTTTACCCTCACTCGGTTCTCCATGATGGCCCTTAACTATTTCAAAAGGCGAGCTAAGCAGTAA
- the LOC136228710 gene encoding uncharacterized protein isoform X2 yields MSTSLKLSNPNSTKFPFSLTFRSRAYPYSLRLPFPRCTPLSLQSHFDPSSPSPSQPSISSDYISSVGSSPSSYSTLHLPLTQRHLLFLNFIACAAAISATWLFFSAIPTLLAFKRAAESLEKLMDATREELPDTMAAIRLSGMEISDLTMELSDIGQEITQGVRSSTKAVRLAEERLRGFQDMVPPPDGSQSKE; encoded by the exons ATGTCGACTTCACTAAAATTGTCTAATCCTAATTCAACCAAATTTCCCTTCTCTCTCACATTTCGCTCGCGCGCCTACCCCTACAGTCTTCGCCTTCCATTTCCACGTTGTACCCCATTGTCCCTGCAATCTCACTTTGATCCTTCTTCACCATCTCCCTCACAACCCTCTATTTCCTCTGATTACATTTCCTCCGTCGGATCTTCTCCCTCTTCTTATTCCACGCTTCACCTTCCCCTCACCCAACGCCATCTCCTCTTCCTCAATTTCATTGCTTGTGCG GCTGCAATTTCAGCAACTTGGCTTTTTTTCTCTGCAATTCCAACTCTCCTT GCTTTTAAGAGAGCAGCAGAGTCCCTTGAGAAGCTAATGGATGCCACTAGGGAAGAACTTCCGGATACAATGGCTGCCATTCGATTGTCGGGTATGGAGATTAGTGACCTAACAATGGAGCTAAGTGATATAGG GCAAGAGATAACGCAAGGTGTTAGAAGCTCCACCAAAGCTGTTCGCTTAGCTGAAGAGAGGCTACGCGGATTCCAAGACATGGTGCCACCCccag ATGGTAGCCAGTCAAAAGAATAA